From Candidatus Syntrophosphaera sp., one genomic window encodes:
- a CDS encoding Omp28-related outer membrane protein, with protein sequence MKKSILLMLVLFSLLAALNAVPRNLVVVEVATGTWCVYCPGAAMGCHDLLTNGHPVAIVKNHNGDSYANVYSNARNSYYAVTGYPTAYFDGLNPTVGGNATSSMYSNYLPKVTARMAVPSHYTISALGSQNGAEYQVLVTVAKPEADTNTNVKLHAVFTESDIPQVWFNQTTVDNVNRLMIPDQNGTAINLDTGESTTVNLTFTPNASWNIANSEMVFFLQNQTSKEILQGVKYSVAALVGAYPVSHETIAFPDMYVTGSSTVPITIVNFASTTATGTIAIDNPVFTSSASTFSIPPTESVTVDITFTPTAAQNYTGTLSIVGNLYNHPNITIPLSGTGFNNSAPEATGVVVSGPPVLYQAQTGSYNFVDSDGNTEGASIYQWFRIMGTTPVAIAGATELTYSAVEEDLDLPLAFQVTPVDQHGMPGTPVMSAYTLPIEVLPAPQNFTGTVILPSNVLLTWERPEHFDGRGLIGYRLYRNGLNISTITSPATLSFTDTYLPDGTHEYWICSMFNDPYMLSGPSESVFVTVGVVDNDDQVAPARISVNVFPNPFQNNTTFSVQSKAGEAVNLSIYNLKGQLVKSFDLKADAAGNASLNWNGTDANGSRVQNGIYHFRMNTANQTRQGRIVLMK encoded by the coding sequence CTTGTCGTGGTCGAAGTCGCCACCGGCACCTGGTGCGTCTATTGCCCCGGCGCCGCGATGGGTTGCCATGACCTGCTCACCAACGGGCATCCGGTCGCGATCGTTAAAAACCACAACGGCGACAGCTATGCCAACGTCTATTCCAACGCCCGCAACTCCTATTATGCCGTCACGGGCTATCCCACGGCCTATTTTGACGGCCTGAACCCCACCGTCGGGGGAAACGCCACCAGTTCCATGTACTCGAACTATCTGCCCAAAGTGACCGCGCGCATGGCGGTGCCTTCGCATTACACGATCAGCGCCTTGGGTTCGCAAAACGGCGCCGAGTACCAGGTTCTGGTAACGGTGGCCAAGCCCGAAGCCGATACCAACACCAACGTCAAGCTCCACGCTGTGTTCACCGAATCGGACATCCCGCAGGTTTGGTTCAACCAGACCACCGTGGACAACGTGAACCGCCTGATGATCCCGGACCAGAACGGCACGGCGATCAACCTCGACACCGGCGAATCGACCACCGTCAACCTGACCTTCACTCCCAACGCGTCCTGGAACATTGCCAACAGCGAAATGGTTTTCTTTCTGCAGAACCAGACCTCCAAGGAGATCCTGCAGGGCGTGAAGTATTCCGTCGCGGCGCTGGTTGGGGCCTATCCCGTGTCGCACGAGACGATCGCTTTCCCCGATATGTACGTAACCGGCAGCAGCACCGTTCCGATCACCATCGTGAACTTTGCCTCCACAACCGCGACCGGGACCATCGCCATCGACAATCCCGTCTTCACCAGCAGCGCCAGCACCTTCAGCATCCCGCCCACCGAGTCGGTCACTGTCGACATCACCTTCACCCCAACTGCCGCGCAAAACTACACCGGGACCCTGTCCATCGTGGGAAACCTCTATAACCATCCCAACATCACCATCCCGCTTTCCGGGACAGGATTCAACAACAGCGCGCCCGAAGCGACCGGCGTGGTTGTTTCAGGGCCTCCCGTGCTCTATCAGGCCCAAACCGGTTCCTACAACTTCGTGGATTCGGACGGAAACACCGAAGGCGCCTCGATCTATCAGTGGTTCAGGATCATGGGCACCACTCCCGTGGCCATTGCCGGAGCCACGGAGCTCACCTACAGCGCGGTTGAGGAAGATCTGGACCTGCCGCTGGCTTTCCAGGTGACCCCCGTCGACCAGCACGGCATGCCCGGAACCCCTGTCATGAGCGCTTACACCCTGCCCATCGAAGTGCTGCCTGCGCCGCAGAATTTCACCGGCACAGTGATCCTGCCCAGCAACGTCCTTCTGACCTGGGAACGCCCCGAGCATTTTGACGGACGCGGCCTCATCGGATACCGCCTCTACCGCAACGGGCTGAACATTTCCACCATCACCAGCCCCGCAACCCTCAGCTTCACGGACACCTATCTCCCGGACGGGACCCACGAATACTGGATCTGCTCCATGTTCAACGACCCCTACATGCTTTCCGGTCCCTCGGAATCTGTATTTGTAACGGTTGGTGTCGTGGACAATGACGACCAGGTCGCTCCCGCGCGGATCTCCGTGAATGTGTTTCCCAATCCCTTCCAAAACAACACCACCTTCAGCGTCCAAAGCAAGGCCGGCGAAGCCGTCAACCTCTCCATTTACAACCTCAAAGGCCAATTGGTGAAGAGCTTCGACCTCAAGGCCGACGCCGCCGGAAACGCCAGCCTGAACTGGAACGGGACCGACGCCAACGGCAGCCGGGTCCAAAACGGCATCTACCACTTCCGGATGAACACTGCCAACCAAACCCGCCAGGGCAGAATCGTCCTGATGAAATAA